Genomic window (Limisphaera ngatamarikiensis):
CGTGTGGAGCGGCGGTGATACGCGCTCTGCAACAGGCCCAACCCGATCGTCAGCACGAAGAACAACGCGGTACAGTACTTCGTGACGCGTGTCAGGACCGTGCCGGTGCCCGCCCCGAACAGTGCGTCTGTGGCGCCGCCTCCGAAGGCCAGTCCGGCTCCGGCCTCTTTTTTGGGCAGCTGGATGAGCACCAGCAGGATCAACAAGAGGCAGTTCAACACCAGGATGAACGTCAGCAAACCGATGAAAAAGCCCATGGTCGCAAATCAGATTGAGTTTTTGACGATGTCGGCGAAGCTCCGCACTTCCAGCGAGGCCCCGCCCACCAACGCACCGTCCACGTCCGGCAGGCACATCAGGTCGCGGGCATTGGACGGCTTGACGCTGCCACCGTACTGGATCCGCACCCGTCGAGCGACGGTCTCGTCATACATCCCGGCCAGCAGGCTGCGGATGAATGCATGAGCCTCCTGCGCCTGTTCCGGGGTGGCGTTGCGGCCCGTACCGATGGCCCAGACCGGTTCGTAGGCGATGATGGTTTCCAGCATTTGATCCCGGGTCAGACCGGCCAGACTTCCGCGGACCTGGCGTTCCAGCACGGCCCTGGTGCGGCCCTGTTCCCGTTCTTCCAGCGTCTCGCCCACGCAGATGATGGGTTTCAACGCGGCGGCATGGGCGGCACGGGCCTTCCGGGCCACCCATTCGTCCGTCTCACCGAAGTAAGTGCGGCGTTCGGAGTGCCCCAGGATGACGTAACGGACCGAGAATTCCTTGAGCATGAAGGCGGCGATCTCGCCCGTGTAGGCGCCCGCGGGGTTTTCGTTCATGTTCTGGGCGCCGAGTCGGATGT
Coding sequences:
- the secG gene encoding preprotein translocase subunit SecG; its protein translation is MGFFIGLLTFILVLNCLLLILLVLIQLPKKEAGAGLAFGGGATDALFGAGTGTVLTRVTKYCTALFFVLTIGLGLLQSAYHRRSTREFQQQLQTRTTAPLLPESGTPLPAATTTPTGLTNAPAAPEPTAPAVTPQGTTPSGVGTNGPGNPTP
- the tpiA gene encoding triose-phosphate isomerase, encoding MEKERKLIIAGNWKMNKTVAEAVDLVKGLKLELSGVKEVDLVVCPPFTALCEVSKLLLDSNIRLGAQNMNENPAGAYTGEIAAFMLKEFSVRYVILGHSERRTYFGETDEWVARKARAAHAAALKPIICVGETLEEREQGRTRAVLERQVRGSLAGLTRDQMLETIIAYEPVWAIGTGRNATPEQAQEAHAFIRSLLAGMYDETVARRVRIQYGGSVKPSNARDLMCLPDVDGALVGGASLEVRSFADIVKNSI